Part of the Novosphingobium sp. ZN18A2 genome, GTCATGGGTCCAACCCCGCCCGGAACCGGCGTGATCGCACCGGCGACCTTCACGGCCTCGTCGAAATCGACATCGCCCTTCAGCGTGTAACCGCTGCCGTCTGCCTTGGGCACGCGCGTGGTGCCGACGTCTATCACCACCGCGCGCGGCTTGATCCAGTCCGCATTCACCAGCCCCGGCTTGCCCACCGCCGAAACGATGATGTCCGCACCGCGGCAAACGAACTTCGTATCGCGCGTGTGGATATGGCACTGGGTGACGGTGGCATGCTCTTCCAGCAGCAGCGCCGCCATCGGCTTGCCAACGATGTTGGAACTGCCGATCACCACCGCGTGGCTTCCGGTAAGGTCGGGAATGACCGACTTGATGATCTTCATGCAGCCCAGCGGCGTGCACGGGATCAGCCCGCCCGATCCTTGCGTCAGCCGCCCGGCGTTGAGCGCATGCAGCCCGTCGACGTCCTTCGCGGGATCGACCGCCGCCATCACGCGCAAAGTGTTGATATCGGCGGGAAGCGGAAGCTGGACAAGGATGCCGTCGATCTCGTCGCGCGCGTTCAGCTTCGCCACTTCTTCCAGCACGCGCGCTTCGCCGCAGTCGGCGGGAAGCTGGATCTTTTCAGTCAGGAATCCCAGTTCCTCCGCGCGCTTCACCTTGGTGCGCACATAGACGTGGCTCGCCGGATCGTCGCCCGCGATGATCACGGCAAGGCCCGGCGGCCGGTCCAGCATTTTCGCGCCTTCGGCCACTTCGGCCAGAACCTGCCGCGCCAGCGCGCGCCCGTCGATAATGTCGGCCTGCATCAGCGATCTCCCGACCAGGTGCGCAGGCCCGGCGCGGTGCGATCCTCGCTTTTCAGGGCTTCGGCCACGGCGGGCCGCGCCGTCACCCGCTCACGCCAGTCGACGAGGCGCGGGAAGCGATTTGCCACGTCCATTTCAGGGAACATGCGTTCCACCATCATGCCGCAGTGCGCATAGAAGTTGATGTCCGCCAGCGTATAGGCATCGCCCGCCAGCCACGCGG contains:
- a CDS encoding tetrahydrofolate dehydrogenase/cyclohydrolase catalytic domain-containing protein gives rise to the protein MQADIIDGRALARQVLAEVAEGAKMLDRPPGLAVIIAGDDPASHVYVRTKVKRAEELGFLTEKIQLPADCGEARVLEEVAKLNARDEIDGILVQLPLPADINTLRVMAAVDPAKDVDGLHALNAGRLTQGSGGLIPCTPLGCMKIIKSVIPDLTGSHAVVIGSSNIVGKPMAALLLEEHATVTQCHIHTRDTKFVCRGADIIVSAVGKPGLVNADWIKPRAVVIDVGTTRVPKADGSGYTLKGDVDFDEAVKVAGAITPVPGGVGPMTIACLMENTLTAAKMRKEAKENEWPVLS